In one Paracholeplasma manati genomic region, the following are encoded:
- a CDS encoding DeoR/GlpR family DNA-binding transcription regulator — MKSSKQEIEKRRTHLLRLLEYRESMSVEELAEALKTSEITIRRDLQYFQQQNVIDRHHGGASLNKMNFTTNIFSSNLALHKHAIAKEAARFVEDGDTIFINTSSTALLVLEYITAKQVTVITNNGRAIFCESKDNLYVILTGGELRMPKESLVGDFALNNLSKVKAAKCFLGCSGISLKGGFTTAVLQEVAINEMMLKNTIGPRIVLADKNKVGREHSFSSGSIKELTYLITDTQASDVEVKALRQAGLKVLQVPVTE, encoded by the coding sequence ATGAAAAGTTCAAAACAGGAAATTGAAAAAAGACGCACACACCTGCTAAGATTACTTGAGTATCGTGAAAGTATGTCGGTTGAAGAACTCGCAGAAGCGTTAAAAACCTCTGAAATCACGATTCGTCGTGATCTTCAATATTTTCAACAACAAAATGTCATTGACCGTCATCACGGGGGTGCGTCTTTAAATAAGATGAACTTCACTACCAATATTTTCAGTTCAAATCTCGCACTACATAAACACGCGATTGCGAAAGAAGCTGCTCGATTTGTTGAAGATGGCGATACCATCTTTATCAACACCTCTTCTACAGCTTTATTGGTATTAGAATACATTACAGCCAAGCAGGTTACTGTCATCACCAACAATGGCCGTGCCATCTTCTGTGAATCTAAAGACAATTTGTATGTCATCTTAACGGGTGGCGAACTCAGAATGCCTAAGGAATCCTTAGTAGGGGATTTCGCATTGAATAATTTAAGTAAAGTCAAAGCGGCCAAGTGCTTCTTAGGGTGTAGTGGTATTTCCTTAAAAGGTGGATTCACCACCGCTGTTTTACAAGAAGTCGCCATCAATGAAATGATGTTAAAAAATACCATTGGTCCAAGAATCGTTTTGGCAGATAAAAATAAAGTTGGTAGAGAACACAGTTTCAGTTCTGGTTCCATCAAAGAGCTAACTTATCTCATTACCGATACTCAAGCCAGCGATGTTGAAGTAAAAGCATTGAGACAAGCTGGTCTAAAAGTTTTACAAGTCCCTGTAACTGAATAA